GATTCCGTCCGGTTCCATGCGTCCGACGCTGCTGGAAGGCGACTACCTCTTCGTCACCAAATGGGCATACGGATATTCGCGTTACTCGCTGCCGTTCAGCCCGAATCTCTTTTCTGGCCGCATCTGGGGCAGCGAGCCGGAGCGCGGCGAGGTCGTGGTGTTCAAATACCCGCCAAATCCGTCGCTCGACTATATCAAGCGCGTTATCGGCCTGCCGGGCGACGTTATCCAGATGCGCGGCGGCCAGCTCTTCATCAATGGCGAGGGCGTTCCGCGCGAAAAGACCGGGCAGATCGACAATCCCGATATCACGGAGACGACCGGGCCGGTGGATGTCTATCGCGAGACGCTGCCCAATGGCGTGAGCTACGACACGCTCGACCTGACGCCTAACGGCATCGGCGACGACACGCGCGAATATGTCGTGCCGCCCGGCCATTATTTCATGATGGGCGACAACCGAGACAATTCGACGGACAGCCGTTTTGCGGTGGGCTTCGTGCCTTATGAAAACCTTGTCGGTCGGGCAAACATCATCTTCTTCTCGATTGCGGGTGGCTCCAGCCCGCTCGAAATCTGGAAGTGGCCCACCGAGATGCGGCCGACGCGTTTGCTCAACTTCGTCAAGTGATGGCGCTCAAACGGCCAAAGGGCGATGCGCTGGCGGTGGAGATTGCCGCCCGCACCGGATACGCTTTTCGCGACGTCGGCCTGCTGCGACGCGCGCTGACGCATTCCAGCGTGCGCGGCAAGGTCGGCGACGACAACGAGCGTCTCGAATTCCTGGGCGATCGCATTCTCGCTTTGGTGGTTGCGGACATGCTGTTCCGTGCCTATCCGAATGCCGCGCAGGGTGAACTTGCCGTGCGGCTCAGCGCGCTGGTCAGCGGCGACGCCTGTGCCGAAGTGGCCGAGGAGATCGGTATCGTCGATTTCATCCATGCCGACGCGGCCGTTAAGGGCGCTCAGGGCCGCAAGGCAAAGAACGTCCGGGCCGATGCGGTCGAGGCGCTGATCGCCGCGATCTATCTGGACGGAGGGCTGGAAAAGGCTGCGGCCTTCATCCTCGGCATCTGGGAACGACGCGCGCAGAAGGCTGTACGCGCGATCCGCGATTCCAAGACCATGCTGCAGGAATGGCTGGCGCAGAAGGACAGTGCGCGACCGGTTTACGTGATCGTGGGTCGCGAGGGGCCGGATCATGAGCCGGTCTTCACCGTCGAGGTTCAGGCGCCGGGTTTCGTTGCGAGTGTCGGCAGGGGCCGTTCGCGGCAGGCGGCGGAGCAGGCGGCCGCCGCTGCCTTCCTCGCACGCGAGGGCGTGACCGCCGAAACGGAAGAGCCCGCATGAGCGACCCCGAAGCAGATCTGCGAGACTTTGCGGAAAAAGCCGGGACCCGCTCCGGTTTCGTCGCCCTGATCGGCGCGCCGAACGCCGGCAAGTCGACGCTGGTCAACCAGCTTGTCGGCGCAAAGGTTTCCATCGTCACGCACAAGGTGCAGACGACCCGCGCCATCGTGCGCGGCATCGCCACATACGACAATGCGCAGATCGTCTTCGTCGACACGCCGGGCATCTTCAAGCCGCGCCGCCGGCTCGATCAGGCGATGGTGACGACCGCCTGGGGCGGCGCCAGGGATGCCGATGTCGTGCTGGTGCTGATCGATGCCGAGCGCGGCATCCGCGGTGACGCGGAGGCGCTTCTGGAAAATCTCGAAGGCGTGCGGCAGCCGAAGATTCTGGTCCTCAACAAGATCGACCGCGTCAGTCGCGAAACCCTGCTTGCGCTCGCAGCCGATGCCAATCAGCGCGTTCCGTTCGAGCGCACCTTCATGGTCTCGGCGCTGACCGGCTCCGGCTGCGGCGACATCCTCGATTATCTGGCGAAGACGCTTCCGGCCGGCCCCTGGTACTATCCCGAGGATCAGATTTCCGACCTGCCGATGCGCCAGCTCGCGGCCGAGATCACACGAGAGAAGCTCTATCTGCGGCTGCATCAGGAATTGCCCTATTCCTCCCATGTCGAAACGGAGAAATGGGAGGAGAAGAAGGACGGCTCGGTGCGTATCGAGCAGGTCATTTACGTCGAGCGTGACAGCCAGAAGAAAATTATGCTCGGCCACAAGGGCGAGACCATCCGCGCCATCGGGCAGGCGGCGCGGCAGGAGATCGGCGAAATCCTCGAACAGAAAGTCCATCTCTTCCTGTTCGTGAAGGTTCGCGAAAACTGGGGCGACGACCCCGAACGCTATCGCGAGATGGGGCTGGAATTTCCCGGCTGAGGCGAACCTCGACGCTCTGCGAGGTAACTCCATCGCGAACCGTCTTGTCGCGTCGCCGCAGTCGCTTATGGTGACTCGCCGAGTTCAGGGGAGCGAAAATGACCATCAGAATCGGAGTGATCGGCACGGGCGTCATGGGCGCGGGACACGCATCCATGCTCGCCTCGCAAATCGCCGGATGCGAGGTCGTTGCCGTCGCCGATGCCGACGAAGCGCGCGCAAAGGTCGTGGCCGGCAAGGTTGGCGCGGCTCGTGTCTTCAGCGACGGAAAGGCCCTGATCGGCGATACGGGCGTGGATGCAGTGGTGGTCGCATCGCCTGATCCCACACATCACCCGCTGGTCATGGAGTGCCTGCGTCAGGTGAAGCCGGTGCTCTGCGAAAAGCCGCTCGGCACGAATTCGACGGAATGCCGCGAGATCGTTGAAACGGAGATGCGTTCCGGCCGCCGGCTGGTGCAGGTGGGCTTCATGCGCCGTTTCGATCCCGGATATGAAGCGGTGAAGGCGGCGCTGACGGAAGAACGCCATGGCTTGCCTCTGTTCCTCCATTGCATCCACCGCAACGCCGTGGCTGCGTCCTACACGACTTCGGAAGCGATCATCCTGAACACGGCCGTGCATGAAATCGACGCCGCGCGTTTCCTGCTGGGCGAGGAATTCGTCAGCGCGACCGTGCGAGGGACGCGCGCGACCCGTTCGGCGCCGTCGCGCACGCCCCAGTTCCTGCTGCTGGAAACAGCCTCCGGCGTTCTGGTGGACATAGAAGCCTTCGTCGATGCGCAATATGGCTACGATGTCCGGGCCGAACTGGTTTGCGAGAAGGGCGCCATGTCGCTTGCCCAGACGCATGCGGTGCGGACGTGGTCCTCCGGTACTGTCGGCAACTCGCTCTATGCGGACTGGATGGGCCGTTTCGACGACGCGTACCGCCGCGAGTTGCAGGCCTGGGTGCAGTCGATTCGCTCGTGGAAGGCCGTCGGAGCCTCCGCCTGGGACGGCTATGTTTCGACCCGCACGGCGGAACTCTGTCTCGAAGCCTATCGCAGCCGGCAGACCGTGACGATCGATATCGAGGAGAGACCGGCGTTCTACGCCTGACCTCGCGGAGCTTGCATCCGCGCCGTCTAAGCTTGATTTGCCGCCCCGCCGGTGAAAGGCTCTGTTCATGGAGTGGCGCGACGAGGGAATCGTTCTCGGTACGAGGAAGCATGGCGAGTCCAGCGCCATCCTCGAAGTGATGACCCGTGCGCATGGCCGGCACCTCGGTCTGGTGCGGGGAGGGCGCTCCAGAAAGCAGCAGCCGATGCTGCAGGCCGGCAATCTGGTCGAGATTATCTGGCGTGCGCGGCTGGACGAGCATCTTGGCATCTTCCAGGCGGAACCGCTTGAGCTCAACGCCGCCCGGCTCTTCGACAGCGCCTCGGCGATCTATGCGATCCAGACGCTTGCCGCCCATCTGCGGCTTTTGCCGGAACGCGATCCTCATGCCGCGCTATACGAGGCGTTGAAGGTGATGATCGGCCATCTGGACGAACCTGTCGCCGCCGCCGAACTCGTCGTGCGCTTCGAACTGCTGATCCTCGAGGAACTCGGCTTCGGGCTCGATCTCCTGACCTGCGCGGCGACGGGCGCACGGGAGGATCTGGCCTATGTGTCTCCGAAATCCGGACGCGCGGTCAGCCGCTCCGCCGGCAGGCCGTGGCATGACCGGATGCTGCCGCTTCCAGCCTTTCTGCGCGTGGGTTCGGGCATGCGCGCCGACCGGCAGGCGCTCGAGGAGGCTTTCCGGATGACCGGTTTCTTCCTCGACCGCAGCGTTTACGAACCGCGCGGCATCAGCCCGCCGGAGGCGCGCGCCGGCTTTCTCGGCGCGCTCGCCAGGCATTTCTCGCGACAGAATGCACTCGACGGAAACACCGCCGCATGACTCCGGTTGAACTCTATCCCGGCCGCATCGCGCCGATGGGCGTGGGCACGATTCCTCTGGGCGACCTTGCGCTCTATGGCGGGCTGGAATTGCTGCAGCGCCTGATCGACGGCCGCTATCCGGCCCCACCGATGGCGGCGACGTTGGGCTTCACGCTCACCGGCGCATCCGAGGGGCGCGTCGTGTTCCATGGCATGCCCGGGGCAAACCATCTCAATCCGCTGGGCGGCGTGCATGGCGGCTGGGCGGCTACGATCATGGACTCGGCGCTGGGCTGCGCCGTGCACTCCACGCTCAATGTCGGCGAGGCCTATACCACGGCCGAGTTCAAGGTGAATCTCACGCGGCCCATCACGCCGAATACCGGCGAAGTGGTCTGCGAGGGCAGGGTGGTGCATCGCGGCCGGACGCTCGCCGTGTCGGAGGCGACCCTCAAGGACAGGGACGGCAAACTACTCGCCTTCGGCACTGAAACCTGTTCGATCTTTCCTGTCGGCAGCCTTCCGCCGCGGTCCTAGACCGCCAAACGGAGAATCCGAATCTCGACATCTTCCTGTATAGGATTGTCGGGGGCTCAGGATCTTACAGGCGGAGGGGTGCCATGTTCGAGAGTTTCATCGGACTGGTCTTGATCGTGGCGCTTATTGCCGCGGCGATCTGGTTCAACGTGCGTCTCACACGCATGGAGCGCGAGCACAAGGCGCTGTTGTCCTTCGTGCTGTCGAGCCAGCATCCTGGTCCGCAGCCGGCGGGGAACGTTTCCCACGCCAGTGAGACGGCCGCCGTGTCCGAAGCCCAGCCGGAGCAGGTTTCGCATCAGGCGGCCGCCCCCGTGCAAACGCCGCCATTGGAGCCGGCCGAAACCTCTTTGTTTGACGTGCCGCCGTCGGAAGCCCCGGCTTCGGCAGGAGCCGCGCCGGTCGAGCCGGTAGCACCGGACGCGCCGATCCCCGGGACTTCCGGCAGTGCGCCGACCGCCCCCTTCATGCCGCCACGGCCGAAGCGTGACGTGGAAACCGCGCTCGGCACCCGCTGGGCGGTCTGGGTCGGCGGGCTCGCGCTGGCGCTCGGCGGCGTCTTTCTGGTGCGCTATTCCATCGAGGCAGGCTTCTTCGGTCCCGCCGCGCGGCTGATCATGGCCGTGATTTTCGGCCTTCTGCTTCTGGCCGGCGGTGAATTCATCCGCCGCACCGGGTTCAAGGTGCCGATAGAAGGCGAGGTCGGCGCCTTTATTCCCGCCATCCTGACGGCGGCCGGCGCATTCACGCTGTTCGCCGCGATCTATGCGGCGCACGGTATCTACGGCTTCATCGGACCGGCGACGGCGTTCATTCTGCTTGGCGTGGTCGGGGTCGCAACCGTCGTGATGGCGCTCATCCACGGTCAGGCGCTCGCCGGGCTCGGGCTGCTCGGCTCGCTGGTCACGCCGATCCTCGTGGCGTCGGACGCGCCGAATCACTGGGCCCTGTTCGGCTACCTCGCGATCGTGCTCGTGGCCGCGACGGCGGTCGCGCGCGTCCGCCTGTGGGCTTTCCTCGCAATTTCGGCCTTCGTCGGCATCGGCATCTGGACTTTGCTCTACCTCGAAGGAACGGGCGTCGGCGAGACCAGCCTCTCGATCGTGCTGTTCATCAGCGTCGTCAATCTGGCCACGCTTACCCTGATCTGGCTCGGCGACGTCGTCGGCGAGCGGGGCAAGGGCCGCCCGGATACAGACGGGCCGTCCATCGCCGCCGCGCTGTTCCTTGGCCTCGGTCTGCTGCCGCTCTGCAACGACACGTCGCTCCAGCCGGGCGGGATCGTCCATGCCGGGATCATCGTCGCGGGCATGGTCGCGGCGGCCGTCTGGCGAAGCGCCGCGCTGCCGCTGTTCTTCGGCGCCGGAACGGCGATCGTGCTCACCTATCTTCGCCCGGTGCTTTCGGGCACCTTCTCGTTTGACCTCTATGGCGAGACGCTCACGATCTATGGCCTGCCTTCCGTGCCTCCGGTCGAGCGGGTAAGCCTGTTCGGCTGGCTTTTCGCGGCATTGTTCCTGGCGGCGGGCGTCTATAAGGCCCGTGCGCTGGTTGCCGGGCAGAGGAAGCGCGCCGCTTTCTGGGCAGGCTGGGCGGCTGCAGCGCCGGTCGTCGTCGCCATCTGCCTCTGGATCACATTAGGCAATCTCGACCGCGATTATGTCTATGCGGCAACGGCGCTCGCGGTGACGTTGCTCCTTGCAGCGTCCGCAGAATGGGTGGCGCGCGCCGAACAGCCGCCGCTGGCGGGCGGCGCGGCGGTCTCGGCACTGCTGGCAGGCTCGGCCGCAGCGGCAGCGGCTTTCTTCCACATGGCGTTCGGGGCGCTCCTCACCACAGTGTTGATCGGCGCCGCAGCTATCATTCCGGCATTGGCGACGCGCCATCGCTCCTATCCCGCGCTTGGCTGGCTCGCCGTCGGCGCGGCGATTGTGGTGATTGCCCCCGTGGCTTTCGACCCGACCATCGTCGGAGATATGGCGCTCGGGCATACACCCGTCTTCAATGCGCTGCTGCCCGGCTACGGCATTCCGGCGCTTGCCTTCGCCTTCGCCGCCTGGCAACTCGCACGCACAACGGATGGCCGGCCGCGTCTCGCTATGGAAGCCGCCGCGGTTCTGTTCGCCTTGCTCGCGGTCGGCATGCTGGTTCGCCATGCCATGAATGGCGGCGTCATCTACGCGCTGGAATACACGCTCGCCGAGCAGGCGATCTACACGCTGATGGCGTTCGGCGCGGGCGCG
The window above is part of the Rhizobiaceae bacterium genome. Proteins encoded here:
- a CDS encoding Gfo/Idh/MocA family oxidoreductase; its protein translation is MTIRIGVIGTGVMGAGHASMLASQIAGCEVVAVADADEARAKVVAGKVGAARVFSDGKALIGDTGVDAVVVASPDPTHHPLVMECLRQVKPVLCEKPLGTNSTECREIVETEMRSGRRLVQVGFMRRFDPGYEAVKAALTEERHGLPLFLHCIHRNAVAASYTTSEAIILNTAVHEIDAARFLLGEEFVSATVRGTRATRSAPSRTPQFLLLETASGVLVDIEAFVDAQYGYDVRAELVCEKGAMSLAQTHAVRTWSSGTVGNSLYADWMGRFDDAYRRELQAWVQSIRSWKAVGASAWDGYVSTRTAELCLEAYRSRQTVTIDIEERPAFYA
- the lepB gene encoding signal peptidase I → MSVAEKTQKKAGGLGETVSVILQALVLALIIRTFLFQPFSIPSGSMRPTLLEGDYLFVTKWAYGYSRYSLPFSPNLFSGRIWGSEPERGEVVVFKYPPNPSLDYIKRVIGLPGDVIQMRGGQLFINGEGVPREKTGQIDNPDITETTGPVDVYRETLPNGVSYDTLDLTPNGIGDDTREYVVPPGHYFMMGDNRDNSTDSRFAVGFVPYENLVGRANIIFFSIAGGSSPLEIWKWPTEMRPTRLLNFVK
- a CDS encoding PaaI family thioesterase, which codes for MTPVELYPGRIAPMGVGTIPLGDLALYGGLELLQRLIDGRYPAPPMAATLGFTLTGASEGRVVFHGMPGANHLNPLGGVHGGWAATIMDSALGCAVHSTLNVGEAYTTAEFKVNLTRPITPNTGEVVCEGRVVHRGRTLAVSEATLKDRDGKLLAFGTETCSIFPVGSLPPRS
- a CDS encoding DUF2339 domain-containing protein — protein: MFESFIGLVLIVALIAAAIWFNVRLTRMEREHKALLSFVLSSQHPGPQPAGNVSHASETAAVSEAQPEQVSHQAAAPVQTPPLEPAETSLFDVPPSEAPASAGAAPVEPVAPDAPIPGTSGSAPTAPFMPPRPKRDVETALGTRWAVWVGGLALALGGVFLVRYSIEAGFFGPAARLIMAVIFGLLLLAGGEFIRRTGFKVPIEGEVGAFIPAILTAAGAFTLFAAIYAAHGIYGFIGPATAFILLGVVGVATVVMALIHGQALAGLGLLGSLVTPILVASDAPNHWALFGYLAIVLVAATAVARVRLWAFLAISAFVGIGIWTLLYLEGTGVGETSLSIVLFISVVNLATLTLIWLGDVVGERGKGRPDTDGPSIAAALFLGLGLLPLCNDTSLQPGGIVHAGIIVAGMVAAAVWRSAALPLFFGAGTAIVLTYLRPVLSGTFSFDLYGETLTIYGLPSVPPVERVSLFGWLFAALFLAAGVYKARALVAGQRKRAAFWAGWAAAAPVVVAICLWITLGNLDRDYVYAATALAVTLLLAASAEWVARAEQPPLAGGAAVSALLAGSAAAAAAFFHMAFGALLTTVLIGAAAIIPALATRHRSYPALGWLAVGAAIVVIAPVAFDPTIVGDMALGHTPVFNALLPGYGIPALAFAFAAWQLARTTDGRPRLAMEAAAVLFALLAVGMLVRHAMNGGVIYALEYTLAEQAIYTLMAFGAGAMLIAIDRRSPSAVMNYGSIAFGVISVAMAVLQHFLLLNPLFTDESTGGIPLFNLLLLAYLLPALAAGGLALYARGKRPYWYAAMLGLLAAVLAFAYATLSVRRWFQGEFIGLWRDMSQLETYTYSAVWLALGVAILVVGVTLRSYVLRVASAVLIAVAVAKVFLFDMSELEGVLRALSFIGLGAVLIGIGLFYQRLLTRQKVAELQPDTTPQQ
- the rnc gene encoding ribonuclease III yields the protein MALKRPKGDALAVEIAARTGYAFRDVGLLRRALTHSSVRGKVGDDNERLEFLGDRILALVVADMLFRAYPNAAQGELAVRLSALVSGDACAEVAEEIGIVDFIHADAAVKGAQGRKAKNVRADAVEALIAAIYLDGGLEKAAAFILGIWERRAQKAVRAIRDSKTMLQEWLAQKDSARPVYVIVGREGPDHEPVFTVEVQAPGFVASVGRGRSRQAAEQAAAAAFLAREGVTAETEEPA
- the recO gene encoding DNA repair protein RecO, whose protein sequence is MEWRDEGIVLGTRKHGESSAILEVMTRAHGRHLGLVRGGRSRKQQPMLQAGNLVEIIWRARLDEHLGIFQAEPLELNAARLFDSASAIYAIQTLAAHLRLLPERDPHAALYEALKVMIGHLDEPVAAAELVVRFELLILEELGFGLDLLTCAATGAREDLAYVSPKSGRAVSRSAGRPWHDRMLPLPAFLRVGSGMRADRQALEEAFRMTGFFLDRSVYEPRGISPPEARAGFLGALARHFSRQNALDGNTAA
- the era gene encoding GTPase Era produces the protein MSDPEADLRDFAEKAGTRSGFVALIGAPNAGKSTLVNQLVGAKVSIVTHKVQTTRAIVRGIATYDNAQIVFVDTPGIFKPRRRLDQAMVTTAWGGARDADVVLVLIDAERGIRGDAEALLENLEGVRQPKILVLNKIDRVSRETLLALAADANQRVPFERTFMVSALTGSGCGDILDYLAKTLPAGPWYYPEDQISDLPMRQLAAEITREKLYLRLHQELPYSSHVETEKWEEKKDGSVRIEQVIYVERDSQKKIMLGHKGETIRAIGQAARQEIGEILEQKVHLFLFVKVRENWGDDPERYREMGLEFPG